One Herbaspirillum rubrisubalbicans genomic window carries:
- the paaD gene encoding 1,2-phenylacetyl-CoA epoxidase subunit PaaD, with protein sequence MDAKRRQARAAYRAPGLSAGRDAVPAAQLSGSQLVNQITTRAEVLQAQIWVWLEAIPDPEIPVISVVDLGIVRAVEVSDEDAAAARCTVVITPTYSGCPAMGVIAQDIGVALKQQGLVQVTIRTQLAPAWNTDWMSEKGRRNLKQYGIAPPAQQVIDISSIHLKRHAAPQVPCPRCGSMHTVCVSQFGSTSCKALYQCKDCREPFDYFKAH encoded by the coding sequence GTGGATGCAAAGCGGCGGCAAGCAAGGGCGGCATACCGAGCACCTGGGCTATCTGCTGGCAGAGATGCAGTTCCTGCAGCGCAGCTATCCGGGAGCCAACTGGTGAACCAGATCACCACCCGTGCCGAGGTGCTCCAGGCGCAGATCTGGGTGTGGCTGGAAGCCATCCCCGATCCCGAGATCCCGGTGATCTCGGTGGTGGACCTGGGCATCGTGCGCGCCGTCGAGGTCTCGGATGAAGATGCCGCCGCGGCACGCTGCACGGTGGTGATCACGCCGACCTATTCCGGTTGCCCGGCCATGGGCGTGATCGCCCAGGACATTGGCGTGGCGCTCAAGCAGCAAGGGCTGGTGCAGGTGACCATCCGCACCCAGCTGGCGCCGGCCTGGAACACCGACTGGATGAGCGAGAAAGGTCGCCGCAACCTCAAGCAATACGGCATCGCGCCCCCGGCCCAGCAGGTGATCGACATCAGCAGCATCCATCTCAAGCGCCACGCCGCGCCGCAGGTGCCCTGCCCGCGCTGCGGCTCAATGCACACGGTCTGCGTGAGCCAGTTCGGCTCCACCTCCTGCAAGGCGCTGTACCAGTGCAAGGACTGCCGCGAGCCGTTCGACTACTTCAAGGCCCATTGA
- a CDS encoding phenylacetic acid degradation protein PaaY, which translates to MPCYSIEGVIPVVDASAYVHPTAVLIGDVIVGPDCYVGPAACLRGDFGRIVLQRGANVQDTCVIHGFPAHETVVEENGHIGHGAVLHSCTVKRDALVGMNAVVMDEAIVGEQAIVAACAFVRAGMQIAPRSLVAGVPAKVVRELSVEELAWKQAGTRTYHDLARRSLESLREVSPLRELDANRPALAAPLVEPLIAAKRA; encoded by the coding sequence ATGCCTTGTTATTCGATCGAAGGCGTGATCCCGGTAGTCGATGCGAGCGCCTACGTGCATCCCACAGCGGTGCTGATCGGCGACGTCATCGTCGGGCCGGACTGCTATGTCGGCCCGGCCGCCTGCCTGCGCGGCGACTTTGGCCGCATCGTGCTGCAGCGAGGTGCCAACGTGCAGGACACCTGCGTGATCCACGGTTTTCCCGCCCACGAGACGGTAGTGGAAGAAAACGGCCACATCGGCCATGGCGCCGTGCTGCACAGTTGCACCGTCAAGCGCGATGCGCTGGTGGGCATGAATGCGGTGGTGATGGATGAAGCGATCGTGGGTGAACAAGCCATCGTGGCGGCCTGCGCCTTCGTGCGCGCCGGGATGCAGATTGCCCCGCGCAGCCTGGTGGCGGGCGTGCCGGCCAAGGTGGTGCGCGAACTGTCGGTAGAAGAGCTGGCCTGGAAACAGGCCGGTACCCGCACCTATCACGACCTGGCCCGGCGCAGCCTGGAAAGCCTGCGCGAGGTCAGCCCCTTGCGCGAGCTCGACGCCAACCGGCCAGCGCTGGCCGCGCCCCTGGTCGAGCCGCTGATTGCGGCCAAGCGGGCTTAG
- the paaA gene encoding 1,2-phenylacetyl-CoA epoxidase subunit PaaA: MYAQLVETGLTKVRSIEDMSPEEQAFQARIDAGVKIEPKDWMPEAYRKTLVRQISQHAHSEIVGQLPEGNWVTRAPTLERKAILLAKIQDEAGHGLYLYSAAETLGVSRDDLLAELHAGRAKYSSIFNYPAISWADMGAIGWLVDGSAIINQIPLCRCSFGPYSRAMVRVCKEESFHARQGYDIMLALCRGTPEQKQMAQDALNRWWWPALMMFGPSDADSVNSAQSMQWRIKLFSNDELRQRMVDQTIPQIEYLGLTVPDPDLKWNAERGRYDFGAIDWDEFNNVVRGNGPCNRERLATRKKAYDDGAWFRDALVAHADKRAARKAA; this comes from the coding sequence ATGTATGCACAACTCGTAGAAACCGGATTGACCAAGGTGCGCAGCATCGAGGACATGTCCCCCGAAGAACAGGCCTTCCAGGCGCGCATCGATGCCGGTGTGAAGATCGAGCCCAAGGACTGGATGCCGGAGGCCTATCGCAAGACCCTGGTGCGCCAGATCTCGCAGCACGCCCACTCGGAAATCGTCGGCCAGCTGCCCGAGGGCAACTGGGTCACGCGCGCCCCCACGCTGGAACGCAAGGCCATCCTGCTGGCCAAGATCCAGGATGAGGCCGGCCATGGCCTGTATCTCTACAGCGCCGCCGAAACCCTGGGCGTGTCGCGCGACGATCTGCTGGCCGAACTGCACGCCGGGCGTGCCAAGTATTCCAGCATCTTCAACTACCCCGCCATCAGCTGGGCCGACATGGGCGCCATCGGCTGGCTGGTGGATGGCTCGGCCATCATCAACCAGATCCCGCTGTGCCGCTGTTCCTTCGGCCCCTACTCGCGCGCCATGGTGCGGGTGTGCAAGGAAGAATCCTTCCACGCCCGCCAGGGCTACGACATCATGCTGGCGCTGTGCCGCGGCACGCCCGAGCAAAAGCAGATGGCGCAGGATGCCCTGAACCGCTGGTGGTGGCCGGCGCTGATGATGTTCGGGCCATCGGATGCCGATTCGGTCAACAGTGCCCAATCGATGCAATGGCGCATCAAGCTGTTCTCCAACGATGAACTGCGCCAGCGCATGGTCGACCAGACCATCCCGCAGATCGAATACCTGGGCCTGACCGTGCCCGACCCCGACCTGAAGTGGAATGCCGAACGCGGCCGCTATGACTTCGGCGCCATCGACTGGGACGAATTCAACAACGTGGTGCGCGGCAACGGCCCCTGCAACCGCGAACGCCTGGCCACCCGCAAGAAAGCCTACGACGACGGCGCCTGGTTCCGCGATGCGCTGGTGGCGCACGCCGACAAGCGCGCGGCGCGCAAGGCGGCCTGA
- the paaK gene encoding phenylacetate--CoA ligase PaaK, producing the protein MTTRTPQPGDLEAIETASRDELQALQLQRLKWSLQHAYDNVPHYRNAFDQAGVHPDDLKSLSDLAKFPFTTKQDLRDHYPFGLFAVPREQVVRVHASSGTTGKPTVVGYTQNDIDTWATVVARSIRAAGGRRGDIVQISYGYGLFTGGLGAHYGAEKLGCTVIPMSGGQTEKQVQLIRDFKPSIIMVTPSYMLNVIEEFQRQGLDAAASSLKVGIFGAEPWTDAMRLEIQQRAGIDAVDIYGLSEVMGPGVASECIESKDGPVIWEDHFYPEIIDPDTGEVLPDGSEGELVFTSLSKEALPMIRYRTRDLTRLLPPTSRSMRRIGKITGRSDDMLIIRGVNVFPTQIEELILKLPQLAPQYQLQIERHGHMDSMCVFAELREDASNEHVEALEKELQHSIKTYVGISTKVTVVPAGMIERSSVGKAKRVIDHRKKAEAAAPSALPA; encoded by the coding sequence ATGACCACCCGCACTCCCCAACCCGGCGACCTGGAAGCCATCGAAACCGCCAGCCGCGATGAATTGCAGGCGCTGCAACTGCAACGCCTGAAATGGTCCTTGCAGCACGCCTACGACAACGTGCCGCACTACCGCAATGCCTTCGACCAGGCCGGGGTGCACCCGGACGATCTGAAGAGTTTGTCTGACCTCGCCAAATTCCCCTTCACCACCAAGCAGGACTTGCGCGACCACTATCCCTTTGGTCTGTTTGCCGTGCCGCGCGAACAGGTGGTGCGGGTGCACGCTTCCAGCGGCACCACCGGCAAGCCCACCGTGGTGGGCTATACACAAAATGACATCGACACCTGGGCCACGGTAGTGGCGCGCTCCATTCGCGCCGCCGGTGGCCGACGCGGCGACATCGTGCAGATTTCCTATGGTTATGGCCTGTTCACCGGTGGCCTGGGTGCGCACTATGGCGCCGAGAAACTGGGCTGCACCGTCATCCCCATGTCGGGCGGCCAGACCGAAAAGCAGGTGCAACTGATCCGAGATTTCAAGCCCAGCATCATCATGGTCACGCCCTCCTACATGCTCAACGTGATTGAGGAATTCCAGCGCCAGGGATTGGATGCGGCGGCCAGTTCGCTGAAGGTCGGCATCTTCGGCGCCGAACCCTGGACCGATGCCATGCGTCTGGAGATCCAGCAGCGCGCCGGCATCGATGCGGTGGATATCTATGGCCTGTCGGAGGTGATGGGGCCGGGCGTGGCCAGCGAATGCATCGAGAGCAAGGATGGCCCGGTGATCTGGGAAGACCATTTCTATCCCGAGATCATCGATCCCGATACCGGCGAAGTGCTGCCCGATGGTTCGGAGGGCGAGCTGGTCTTCACTTCGCTCTCCAAGGAAGCCTTGCCGATGATCCGCTACCGCACCCGCGACCTGACGCGTCTTTTGCCGCCGACCTCGCGCTCCATGCGCCGCATCGGCAAGATCACCGGACGTTCGGACGACATGCTCATCATCCGCGGTGTGAACGTGTTCCCGACCCAGATTGAGGAACTGATCCTGAAGCTGCCGCAACTGGCGCCGCAATATCAATTGCAGATCGAACGTCACGGTCACATGGATAGCATGTGCGTCTTCGCCGAGCTGCGCGAGGATGCGTCCAACGAACATGTGGAGGCGCTGGAGAAGGAACTGCAGCACAGCATCAAGACCTACGTCGGCATTTCCACCAAGGTGACGGTGGTGCCGGCCGGGATGATCGAACGCAGCTCGGTGGGCAAGGCCAAGCGCGTGATCGACCATCGCAAGAAGGCTGAAGCCGCCGCCCCATCGGCGCTGCCGGCCTGA
- the paaI gene encoding hydroxyphenylacetyl-CoA thioesterase PaaI translates to MSETALSLPSSEMDPQALAEATVQAMYPRDNASQGLGMKILEVGPGHARMSMLVRSDMLNGHQTCHGGFIFALADSTFAFACNSRNLNTVASGCSIEYVAPALRNDVLTAQAQERTLAGRTGVYDITVNNQDGKTIALFRGKSYRIRGEVITGLPATA, encoded by the coding sequence ATGAGTGAGACCGCCCTGTCATTGCCAAGCAGCGAGATGGACCCGCAAGCCCTGGCCGAGGCCACCGTGCAAGCCATGTATCCGCGCGACAACGCGTCCCAGGGACTGGGCATGAAGATCCTCGAGGTCGGCCCGGGTCATGCGCGCATGAGCATGTTGGTGCGCAGCGACATGCTCAATGGCCACCAGACCTGCCATGGCGGTTTCATCTTCGCCCTGGCCGACAGTACCTTTGCATTTGCCTGCAACAGCCGTAATCTCAACACCGTGGCATCGGGTTGCAGCATCGAGTACGTGGCCCCGGCCCTGCGCAACGACGTCCTCACTGCCCAGGCCCAGGAGCGCACGCTGGCCGGACGCACCGGCGTCTATGACATCACCGTGAACAACCAGGACGGCAAGACCATCGCGCTGTTCCGGGGCAAGTCCTATCGCATCCGGGGCGAGGTGATCACCGGCCTGCCGGCCACCGCTTGA
- a CDS encoding ABC transporter substrate-binding protein yields MQFARPLLALALAGCALAAHADINVGVTVSTTGPAASLGIPEKNTIALLPTTIAGQKINYIVLDDASDTTQAVKNARRFVTENNVDVIVGSSISPNSISMTEVAAEAQTPMISLAAAARIVEPMDAKKKWVFKTPQNDIMMSLAIAKDMVARGYQRIAFIGYANAYGEGWYEEFKKAAGIKKLELVANERFAPNDTSATAQALKLVAAKPDAILIAASGTPAVVPQRALKERGFKGQIYQTHGVANADFLRVGGKMLDGTLLPAGPVLVAAQLPASNPIRKVALDYTGKYEAAHGKGSVSLFGGYAWDAGVLLQAAIPAALKRAKPGTPEFRAALRDALEATKEVTGVHGVYNMSATDHLGLDQRATVMVKIVDGAWQYQP; encoded by the coding sequence ATGCAGTTTGCTCGCCCTTTGCTGGCGCTGGCCCTGGCCGGCTGCGCGCTGGCCGCACACGCCGACATCAACGTCGGCGTCACCGTATCGACCACCGGCCCGGCCGCTTCGCTGGGTATCCCCGAAAAGAACACCATCGCGCTCTTGCCCACCACGATCGCCGGGCAGAAGATCAACTACATCGTCCTCGATGACGCCTCCGACACCACGCAGGCGGTCAAGAATGCGCGCCGCTTCGTCACTGAAAACAATGTGGACGTCATCGTCGGCTCCTCGATCAGCCCCAATTCGATCTCGATGACCGAAGTGGCCGCCGAGGCGCAGACCCCGATGATCTCGCTGGCGGCCGCCGCGCGCATCGTCGAGCCCATGGACGCCAAGAAGAAATGGGTCTTCAAGACCCCGCAGAACGACATCATGATGTCGCTGGCCATCGCCAAGGACATGGTGGCCCGCGGCTACCAGCGCATCGCCTTCATCGGCTATGCCAATGCCTATGGCGAAGGCTGGTATGAAGAATTCAAGAAGGCCGCTGGCATCAAGAAGCTGGAACTGGTGGCCAATGAGCGCTTCGCCCCCAACGATACATCGGCCACCGCGCAAGCTCTGAAGCTGGTGGCGGCCAAGCCCGATGCGATCCTCATTGCCGCCTCCGGCACCCCGGCTGTGGTGCCGCAGCGGGCCTTGAAGGAGCGTGGCTTCAAGGGCCAGATCTACCAGACCCACGGCGTGGCCAATGCCGACTTCCTGCGCGTGGGCGGCAAGATGCTCGACGGCACCTTGTTGCCGGCCGGCCCGGTGCTGGTGGCGGCGCAACTGCCGGCCAGCAACCCCATCCGCAAGGTAGCGCTGGACTATACCGGCAAGTATGAAGCCGCCCATGGCAAGGGCAGCGTCTCGCTCTTCGGTGGTTATGCCTGGGATGCCGGCGTCTTGCTGCAGGCGGCCATTCCGGCGGCCTTGAAACGTGCCAAGCCAGGCACGCCGGAATTCCGTGCGGCCCTGCGTGATGCGCTGGAAGCCACCAAGGAGGTCACGGGCGTGCATGGCGTCTACAACATGTCGGCCACCGATCACCTGGGCCTGGACCAGCGCGCTACGGTGATGGTCAAGATCGTCGATGGCGCCTGGCAATACCAGCCCTGA
- the paaG gene encoding 2-(1,2-epoxy-1,2-dihydrophenyl)acetyl-CoA isomerase PaaG encodes MSAPSILFENQDGVAVITLNRPDKLNSFTVAMHLELREAIAKLQADPGVRVLLLTGAGRGFCAGQDLGDRAVNPGDEAVDLGHSIDQYYGPLVKSLRALPFPVICAVNGVAAGAGANLPLACDIVLAARSASFVEVFCKLGLIPDTGGTYFLPRLVGTARAMGMALLGEKISAEQAEQWGLIWKCIDDDQLMPQARAMAAQFAKAPTRGLAATKATLYASPANTLAQQLDLERDTMRELGHSRDYREGVSAFLEKRAPHFTGQ; translated from the coding sequence ATGAGCGCCCCCTCCATCCTCTTCGAGAACCAGGACGGCGTGGCCGTCATCACGCTCAATCGCCCCGACAAGCTCAACAGCTTCACGGTCGCCATGCACCTGGAACTGCGCGAGGCCATCGCCAAGCTGCAGGCCGACCCCGGCGTGCGCGTGCTGCTGCTGACCGGCGCCGGACGTGGTTTTTGCGCCGGCCAGGACCTGGGCGACCGCGCCGTCAACCCGGGCGACGAGGCGGTCGACCTGGGCCACTCCATCGACCAGTATTACGGCCCGCTGGTGAAGTCGCTGCGCGCGCTGCCCTTCCCGGTGATCTGCGCGGTCAATGGCGTGGCCGCAGGCGCCGGCGCCAACCTGCCGCTGGCCTGCGACATCGTGCTGGCGGCGCGTTCGGCCAGTTTCGTGGAAGTGTTCTGCAAGCTGGGACTGATCCCCGACACCGGCGGCACCTACTTCCTGCCACGCCTGGTAGGCACGGCACGTGCCATGGGCATGGCATTGCTGGGGGAAAAGATCAGCGCCGAACAGGCCGAGCAATGGGGGCTGATCTGGAAGTGCATCGATGACGATCAATTGATGCCGCAGGCGCGCGCCATGGCCGCCCAGTTCGCCAAGGCGCCCACCCGCGGCCTGGCCGCCACCAAGGCCACGCTGTATGCCAGCCCGGCCAATACCCTGGCGCAGCAACTGGACCTGGAACGCGACACCATGCGCGAGCTCGGCCATAGCCGCGATTACCGCGAAGGCGTGAGCGCCTTCCTGGAAAAGCGCGCACCGCACTTCACGGGACAATGA
- a CDS encoding TetR/AcrR family transcriptional regulator, which produces MPRKRAAGYDNQRETIVEQAAALFARNGFVGTSMNEVALACGLSKASLYHYFADKHQLLMHICEGHIDRLCALVDEVAEQDLPPEPRLRLLIQRFVEEYSDAQNEHRVLTEDVRFLEPGDQKRILNGERKVVKAVAEAMCAVRPELDRSRMAKPLAMLLFGMINWMFMWLKPDGALTHERMAVVVADLLFGGIGAVSLDGAGKKKR; this is translated from the coding sequence ATGCCACGCAAGCGTGCAGCGGGATATGACAACCAGCGCGAGACCATCGTCGAACAGGCAGCCGCCCTGTTTGCGCGCAACGGTTTCGTGGGCACATCGATGAATGAAGTGGCGCTGGCCTGCGGCCTGTCCAAGGCCTCGCTGTATCACTACTTTGCCGACAAGCATCAATTGCTCATGCACATCTGCGAGGGCCACATCGATCGCCTGTGCGCCCTGGTCGATGAAGTGGCCGAGCAGGATCTGCCCCCCGAGCCGCGTCTGCGCCTGCTGATCCAGCGCTTCGTGGAGGAATACAGCGATGCGCAGAACGAGCATCGGGTACTGACCGAGGATGTGCGTTTCCTGGAGCCGGGAGACCAGAAGCGCATCCTCAACGGCGAGCGCAAGGTCGTCAAGGCGGTCGCCGAGGCCATGTGCGCGGTACGGCCGGAACTGGATCGCAGTCGCATGGCCAAGCCGTTGGCCATGTTGTTGTTCGGCATGATCAACTGGATGTTCATGTGGTTGAAGCCCGATGGCGCGCTGACCCATGAACGCATGGCCGTGGTCGTGGCCGACCTGTTGTTTGGCGGGATCGGCGCCGTGAGCCTGGACGGCGCAGGAAAGAAGAAACGATGA
- a CDS encoding 3-hydroxyacyl-CoA dehydrogenase — MSTHEHPHALPASATVAVIGSGTMGAGIAQVAAVAGHPVLLYDSREGAATKAIGDIRTSLDKLANKEKISAEVAQAASERLRVASSLQELRGARLVVEAIVEQLAAKQELFGKLEALVDAQCILASNTSSLSITHIGATLRHPERLVGMHFFNPVPQMALVEIIRGLASDATVAQCVYDTAQAWGKLPVFASSTPGFIVNRLARPYYAEGLRVLHERGAQPATIDAIMRESGGFRMGPFELMDLIGHDVNFAVTQSVFQAYFNDPRFTPSLIQQELVHAGYLGRKSGRGFYRYGADAEPPQVVSLEPCCPPTVPLQLFGTHPLVEVIRARYKGRVEYHPPRADNLLIKAGPGRLYVTEGRSATQQSYDYNMPDVVLVDLALDYAKAARLAITRADQCRDRAYEAVAGVLQNCGYALSPLADVPGMVVMRTVCMLVNEAADAVNQGVCSVADADLAMQKGVNYPRGPLAWADVLGTETVASVLRQLSATYGEDRYRVSPLLQRLQASMRRFYE, encoded by the coding sequence ATGAGCACCCACGAACATCCGCACGCCCTGCCGGCGTCGGCCACGGTAGCCGTGATCGGCAGTGGCACCATGGGCGCCGGCATCGCCCAGGTGGCGGCAGTGGCTGGTCATCCGGTGCTGCTCTATGACAGCCGCGAAGGCGCGGCCACCAAGGCCATCGGCGACATCCGCACCAGCCTCGACAAGCTGGCCAACAAGGAAAAGATCAGTGCAGAGGTGGCGCAGGCGGCCAGCGAACGACTGCGCGTGGCGTCCTCGCTGCAGGAGCTGCGCGGGGCGCGCCTGGTGGTGGAGGCCATCGTCGAACAACTGGCGGCCAAGCAGGAATTGTTCGGCAAGCTGGAAGCCCTGGTCGATGCGCAGTGCATCCTGGCCAGCAATACCTCTTCGCTCTCGATCACCCATATCGGCGCCACGCTGCGCCACCCCGAGCGCCTGGTGGGGATGCACTTCTTCAATCCGGTGCCGCAGATGGCGCTGGTGGAAATCATCCGCGGCCTGGCCAGCGACGCCACCGTAGCGCAATGCGTGTATGACACCGCGCAGGCCTGGGGCAAGCTGCCGGTGTTTGCCAGCTCCACGCCAGGCTTCATCGTCAATCGCCTGGCCCGGCCTTACTATGCCGAAGGCTTGCGCGTGCTGCACGAGCGCGGCGCGCAACCGGCCACCATCGACGCCATCATGCGCGAGTCCGGGGGCTTTCGCATGGGGCCGTTCGAGTTGATGGACCTGATCGGGCATGACGTCAACTTTGCGGTGACGCAGTCGGTGTTCCAGGCCTACTTCAACGATCCACGCTTTACGCCCTCGCTGATCCAGCAGGAACTGGTCCATGCCGGCTACCTGGGCCGCAAGAGCGGGCGCGGTTTCTATCGCTACGGTGCCGATGCCGAGCCGCCCCAGGTGGTGAGCCTGGAACCGTGCTGCCCGCCCACGGTGCCGCTGCAACTGTTCGGTACCCATCCACTGGTGGAGGTGATCCGCGCGCGCTACAAGGGGCGCGTGGAATACCACCCGCCGCGCGCCGACAATCTGTTGATCAAGGCTGGCCCTGGCCGGCTCTACGTCACCGAAGGCCGCAGCGCCACCCAGCAATCCTATGACTACAACATGCCCGATGTGGTGCTGGTGGACCTGGCGCTGGACTATGCCAAGGCCGCCCGCCTGGCCATCACCCGCGCCGATCAATGCCGCGACCGCGCCTATGAAGCGGTGGCGGGCGTGCTGCAGAACTGCGGCTATGCGCTCTCGCCGCTGGCCGACGTGCCCGGCATGGTGGTCATGCGTACCGTCTGCATGTTGGTCAACGAGGCCGCCGACGCCGTCAACCAGGGCGTCTGCAGCGTGGCCGACGCCGACCTGGCCATGCAGAAGGGCGTCAACTATCCACGCGGCCCGCTGGCTTGGGCCGATGTCCTCGGTACCGAGACGGTAGCCAGCGTGCTGCGCCAGCTCAGTGCCACCTATGGCGAAGACCGTTACCGGGTCTCGCCCCTGCTGCAACGTCTGCAAGCTTCCATGAGGAGATTCTATGAGTGA
- the paaC gene encoding 1,2-phenylacetyl-CoA epoxidase subunit PaaC: protein MTSKTDYVRRLGDNVLVLSQRLSEWCGKGPALEEDMALINVSLDLIGQARLWLAYAGELEGAGRSEDQLAFLRDAHQFHNLLLVELPNGSYADTLARQFLFDVWHYFLLEGLCASSDARIAEIAQKCFKEVTYHVRRSTDLIIRLGDGTEESHRRMQEAIDALWMYTGELFAADALDHAMHAAGVAPALDELRQKWQQHITEVIAEATLRLPAAGLWMQSGGKQGRHTEHLGYLLAEMQFLQRSYPGANW, encoded by the coding sequence ATGACAAGCAAAACCGATTACGTGCGACGCCTGGGCGACAACGTCCTGGTGCTCTCGCAACGTCTGTCCGAATGGTGCGGCAAGGGCCCGGCGCTGGAAGAGGACATGGCCTTGATCAACGTCTCGCTGGACCTGATCGGCCAGGCCCGTTTGTGGCTGGCCTATGCCGGCGAGCTGGAAGGCGCCGGCCGCAGCGAAGACCAGTTGGCCTTCCTGCGCGACGCCCACCAGTTCCACAACCTGCTGCTGGTGGAACTGCCCAACGGCAGCTATGCCGATACGCTGGCGCGCCAGTTCCTCTTCGACGTGTGGCATTACTTCCTGCTCGAAGGCCTGTGCGCATCGAGCGACGCGCGCATCGCCGAGATCGCCCAGAAGTGCTTCAAGGAAGTGACCTACCACGTGCGTCGTAGTACCGACCTCATCATCCGCCTGGGTGACGGCACCGAGGAAAGCCATCGGCGGATGCAGGAAGCCATCGATGCGCTGTGGATGTACACCGGTGAACTGTTCGCCGCCGACGCGCTCGATCACGCCATGCACGCCGCAGGCGTGGCCCCGGCGCTGGACGAATTGCGCCAGAAATGGCAGCAGCACATCACCGAGGTCATCGCTGAGGCCACCCTGCGCCTGCCGGCGGCGGGCCTGTGGATGCAAAGCGGCGGCAAGCAAGGGCGGCATACCGAGCACCTGGGCTATCTGCTGGCAGAGATGCAGTTCCTGCAGCGCAGCTATCCGGGAGCCAACTGGTGA
- the paaB gene encoding 1,2-phenylacetyl-CoA epoxidase subunit PaaB, with translation MSKEWPLWEVFIRSQHGLAHKHVGSLHAPDGEMAINNARDVYTRRNEGVGIWVVRAADIVSSSPGDKAPLFEPSNSKVYRHPTFFPMPAELKNL, from the coding sequence ATGAGCAAGGAATGGCCTCTCTGGGAAGTCTTCATCCGCAGCCAGCACGGTCTGGCCCATAAACACGTCGGCAGCCTGCACGCCCCCGATGGCGAGATGGCCATCAACAATGCGCGCGACGTCTATACACGCCGCAACGAAGGCGTGGGCATCTGGGTGGTGCGCGCCGCCGACATCGTCTCCTCTAGCCCCGGCGACAAGGCGCCGCTGTTCGAGCCGTCCAACAGCAAGGTCTATCGTCATCCGACCTTCTTCCCCATGCCGGCCGAATTGAAGAATCTGTAA
- the paaE gene encoding 1,2-phenylacetyl-CoA epoxidase subunit PaaE, with protein sequence MSKFYPLTISGVKQETRDTIVVSFALPAELQDTFAYQQGQHLTLRSHLNGEELRRSYSICSARQDRQLRVAIKRVPGGLFSNWANESFVPGQSIEAMPPMGQFNVPLDAANRKHYLAFAAGSGITPMLSIIKTTLLAEPHSQFTLVYANRASSSVIFKEELSDLKDAYLERFNVVYVMSREQQDVELFNGRIDRAKCDAFFASWIKLQDIDTAFLCGPQEMVQAVADSLQAHGTSKAQIKTELFSAGTSAREHAARPVVGKTECEVTVIVDGYHNVFTMDKEQESVLDAGLKHGIDLRYSCKGGVCATCRCKVVEGKVDMDANYALEDYEIARGFVLSCQSFPVSDKLLLDFDQDN encoded by the coding sequence ATGAGCAAATTCTATCCATTGACCATCTCGGGCGTGAAGCAGGAAACGCGCGACACCATCGTGGTCTCCTTCGCCCTGCCAGCCGAGTTGCAGGACACCTTCGCCTACCAGCAGGGCCAGCACCTGACGCTGCGCTCGCACCTCAACGGCGAGGAACTGCGGCGCTCCTATTCGATCTGCTCGGCGCGCCAGGACCGGCAGTTGCGGGTGGCCATCAAGCGTGTACCCGGCGGTCTGTTTTCGAACTGGGCCAATGAATCCTTTGTCCCGGGACAAAGCATCGAGGCCATGCCGCCCATGGGCCAGTTCAACGTGCCGCTGGATGCGGCCAACCGCAAGCATTATCTGGCCTTTGCCGCCGGCAGCGGCATCACGCCCATGCTGTCGATCATCAAGACCACGCTCCTGGCCGAGCCGCACAGCCAGTTCACGCTGGTCTATGCCAACCGCGCGTCTTCCTCGGTGATCTTCAAGGAAGAACTGAGCGACCTCAAGGATGCCTACCTGGAACGCTTCAACGTGGTCTATGTGATGAGCCGCGAACAGCAGGATGTGGAATTGTTCAACGGTCGCATCGACCGCGCCAAGTGCGATGCCTTCTTCGCCTCCTGGATCAAGTTGCAAGACATCGATACCGCCTTCCTGTGTGGCCCGCAAGAGATGGTGCAGGCGGTCGCCGATTCGCTGCAGGCGCATGGCACGAGCAAGGCGCAGATCAAGACCGAATTGTTCAGCGCCGGCACCAGCGCACGCGAGCACGCCGCGCGGCCGGTGGTGGGCAAGACGGAATGCGAAGTGACCGTGATCGTCGATGGCTATCACAACGTCTTCACCATGGACAAGGAACAGGAATCGGTGCTCGATGCCGGCTTGAAGCACGGCATCGACCTGCGCTATTCCTGCAAGGGCGGTGTCTGCGCCACCTGCCGCTGCAAGGTGGTCGAAGGCAAGGTCGATATGGATGCCAACTATGCGCTGGAAGACTATGAGATCGCCCGCGGCTTCGTGTTGAGCTGCCAATCCTTCCCGGTCAGCGACAAGCTGCTGCTGGACTTCGACCAGGACAACTGA